A region from the Nitrospira sp. genome encodes:
- a CDS encoding cytochrome ubiquinol oxidase subunit I, with amino-acid sequence MKKLWHSLPTLVTIFALCVCVAPAVYAQELGASSVNLPYTGNRTAVWVVAQLHILFAAFILGAPIFVVIAEWLGYRKQDPRYDRMAREITKVTVILFSLTAVTGGFFIFILLAAYPEFTTWFINQFYIVFAVLYPALFIIETILMYAYLYTWDVWKGEKKGRHIALGIVLNLVCLLILFVINGPTSFMNTPPKAEGVSPQDFLAAATLWDKIANQSWFPLSLHRIDGNVAFGGFIAGMIASYMYMGSKTQEERAYYDWMGFVAIWIAVGGSLLQPFTGLLLAYEMCDYDFSFCPYMMADQLSMFFEVQGMMIGLLFLAINYYSWLSVKRIEGAETVRMTILAPIVLVAILPVTMWVMNVYWIPDPMSLAILLPLVLSPFLLAKLVPMTVSARTVIKIGFIVMLVSDAVWLTPAGFVATGTDMPDELSLPEGWDYLASMPAKLSAIIVLVFVTVVNYVLYNRTIKQGTIHWGKIDFAAQFVLVFLAFVSTWIMSLMGAVRSLLKKYFHAYSLVSDFTVESFTPTLSYSAWWITGITVSFLIIVTLAAMVALRPSVSKVREVEGSAVPVGLK; translated from the coding sequence GTGAAAAAACTGTGGCACAGTCTGCCGACTCTTGTTACGATTTTTGCGCTCTGCGTGTGTGTTGCGCCCGCTGTCTACGCCCAGGAACTTGGGGCCTCCTCGGTGAATCTTCCCTACACGGGTAATCGGACAGCCGTCTGGGTTGTTGCGCAGCTTCACATCTTGTTCGCCGCGTTCATTCTAGGCGCCCCGATCTTTGTGGTCATCGCTGAATGGCTCGGGTATCGAAAACAAGACCCGCGTTACGATCGCATGGCCAGGGAAATTACCAAAGTCACGGTCATCCTGTTCAGCTTGACGGCTGTGACTGGAGGGTTCTTCATTTTTATCCTCCTTGCCGCCTATCCGGAATTCACCACTTGGTTCATCAATCAATTTTATATCGTGTTCGCGGTCCTCTATCCGGCACTGTTCATCATCGAGACAATCCTGATGTATGCGTACCTCTACACCTGGGATGTCTGGAAGGGTGAAAAGAAGGGGCGGCACATCGCGCTGGGCATCGTCTTGAATCTGGTGTGCCTGCTGATTCTCTTTGTGATCAATGGTCCGACGTCCTTTATGAACACTCCGCCAAAGGCCGAAGGGGTTTCACCGCAGGATTTCCTTGCAGCCGCGACTTTATGGGACAAAATTGCAAACCAAAGTTGGTTTCCTCTGAGTTTGCATCGCATCGACGGCAACGTGGCGTTCGGGGGGTTTATCGCCGGTATGATCGCCAGCTATATGTATATGGGCTCCAAGACTCAGGAGGAACGAGCCTACTACGATTGGATGGGTTTCGTCGCCATATGGATTGCGGTGGGAGGGTCACTCCTGCAGCCCTTCACAGGGTTATTGCTGGCCTATGAAATGTGTGATTACGACTTCTCGTTTTGCCCCTATATGATGGCCGATCAGCTCTCCATGTTTTTCGAGGTGCAGGGGATGATGATCGGGTTGCTTTTCTTGGCCATTAACTATTACAGCTGGCTCAGCGTCAAGCGAATCGAAGGCGCTGAAACCGTCAGGATGACGATCTTGGCTCCCATTGTCTTGGTGGCCATCCTTCCCGTCACGATGTGGGTCATGAACGTCTATTGGATCCCGGACCCGATGTCGTTGGCCATCTTGCTGCCCTTAGTCTTGTCCCCATTCCTGTTGGCAAAGCTTGTTCCCATGACCGTCTCCGCACGGACCGTCATTAAGATCGGCTTTATTGTGATGCTCGTCAGTGATGCCGTGTGGCTTACCCCGGCGGGGTTTGTTGCGACTGGTACGGATATGCCGGATGAACTGAGCCTGCCGGAAGGGTGGGACTATTTGGCCTCCATGCCGGCTAAGTTGTCGGCGATTATCGTATTGGTGTTTGTCACGGTCGTCAATTATGTCCTTTACAACAGAACCATCAAGCAAGGCACCATTCATTGGGGGAAAATCGATTTTGCGGCCCAGTTCGTTCTGGTTTTTCTCGCATTCGTTTCGACATGGATCATGAGTTTGATGGGTGCGGTCCGGTCTTTGCTGAAGAAATATTTCCACGCGTATAGTTTGGTCTCGGACTTTACGGTCGAGTCGTTTACACCGACGCTCTCATATTCGGCTTGGTGGATAACCGGCATTACCGTCAGTTTCCTCATCATTGTGACGCTGGCTGCCATGGTGGCCCTCCGCCCATCGGTGTCGAAGGTGCGAGAGGTTGAAGGGAGTGCCGTGCCTGTAGGCTTAAAGTGA
- a CDS encoding c-type cytochrome — MFKKLIIALMVGGAVMVVAHSQEVPSDFQVLWGVFAMIGALVFMLLDAPPLKTMSGGKSFFAVLAFWFVVIAVCIAGASLLPQFDPEDEREKINKLLEKQRAASQQGKAEELIARAKALDEQVKALEDRLKALGTGQAAVASAAPPPADAKPSAASGGAGDVMKVGEEQWQLQECYNCHKLRGEGGKKRGPELDNIGTLMTVEEIEQKIANPKAFMAEGFEKEWKKGVMPDKFKDLMDPKEMQALAIWLGSFKNTSVNTPKPIKQ; from the coding sequence GTGTTTAAAAAACTTATAATTGCACTCATGGTTGGTGGGGCGGTCATGGTGGTTGCCCATTCGCAGGAGGTGCCGTCCGATTTTCAGGTGCTCTGGGGCGTCTTTGCGATGATTGGGGCTCTGGTCTTTATGTTATTGGATGCGCCACCACTCAAGACCATGAGCGGTGGGAAATCTTTTTTTGCTGTCCTGGCATTCTGGTTTGTCGTGATCGCAGTCTGTATTGCGGGTGCGTCTCTGTTACCTCAGTTCGATCCGGAGGATGAGCGGGAGAAAATCAATAAGCTTCTGGAGAAACAAAGAGCTGCCTCGCAGCAAGGGAAGGCAGAGGAGCTCATTGCTCGGGCGAAAGCCCTTGATGAGCAGGTTAAGGCCCTCGAAGACAGGTTAAAGGCGTTAGGAACGGGTCAGGCAGCCGTGGCTTCGGCAGCACCACCGCCGGCAGACGCAAAACCATCAGCAGCCTCTGGTGGTGCGGGTGATGTGATGAAGGTGGGAGAAGAGCAGTGGCAGCTGCAGGAATGTTACAACTGTCATAAGCTCAGGGGTGAAGGTGGAAAGAAGCGAGGTCCCGAGCTGGATAACATCGGCACGTTGATGACCGTTGAGGAGATCGAACAAAAAATTGCGAACCCTAAAGCTTTTATGGCTGAGGGATTTGAGAAGGAATGGAAGAAGGGCGTCATGCCCGATAAGTTCAAGGATCTCATGGATCCCAAAGAAATGCAGGCGCTCGCCATCTGGTTGGGCAGCTTCAAGAACACCTCGGTGAACACTCCAAAGCCTATCAAGCAATAG
- a CDS encoding BamA/TamA family outer membrane protein produces the protein MRSLALSLTVLLLGSLCPFSPNPARAEVKFFPIPAISTSKNDGNDIGMIVPALITGPDGDLKYLVAPMVVYNSIVGTRGTVNLFRYEPGGKELRGIASWTERIERKFLISYVDPGFSNGRYSIGFSAMHFKNATVRFFGLGPTTVKEQETNYTASETRLNWKFGIYANEVTQIAVSQRLRHMQSIQEGGTELPFTGEVFPSAPGSDGSTVLGQRVSFHYDTRNNLVTPTDGTAITAYAELNYNFKNAADPWYSRYGLEVKRMFASESKRAILVVRGELQATLGSDVPFYEQSSLGGQNNLRGFGVDRYIDKQLIAFSIEERIHILRTRLAGVMADFEIAPFIDTGQVFNSFKNVSFRDYRITPGIGFRGIIRPNVVGRIDYGFSKEGGAIFAGLDFPY, from the coding sequence ATGCGTAGCCTTGCCCTCAGTCTGACAGTTCTCTTGCTTGGGAGCTTGTGCCCATTCTCCCCAAATCCTGCCCGTGCCGAGGTAAAGTTTTTCCCGATTCCTGCCATCAGCACAAGTAAAAACGACGGTAACGATATTGGGATGATCGTCCCGGCGCTCATCACAGGACCGGACGGGGACCTCAAATATTTGGTTGCGCCGATGGTGGTCTACAACTCGATCGTCGGCACTCGTGGGACCGTCAACCTATTCCGTTACGAACCAGGCGGCAAAGAACTCCGAGGCATTGCCTCTTGGACGGAGCGGATCGAGCGGAAATTCCTCATCAGTTATGTCGACCCAGGTTTTAGTAATGGGCGATACAGCATCGGATTCAGCGCGATGCACTTTAAGAACGCGACCGTGCGATTTTTCGGACTTGGTCCGACAACCGTCAAAGAGCAGGAGACCAACTATACGGCCTCCGAGACGAGGTTGAACTGGAAGTTCGGCATCTATGCAAATGAGGTTACGCAGATTGCAGTCAGTCAGCGATTGCGGCACATGCAATCGATCCAGGAGGGAGGCACGGAGCTTCCGTTCACGGGAGAGGTCTTCCCCTCGGCTCCTGGCTCGGACGGGTCGACGGTGCTCGGTCAACGGGTAAGTTTTCATTATGACACTCGAAACAATTTAGTGACGCCGACCGATGGGACGGCGATCACCGCCTACGCCGAGCTAAACTACAACTTCAAGAATGCTGCGGATCCGTGGTATTCGAGATATGGACTTGAGGTGAAGCGGATGTTCGCCAGCGAGTCCAAGCGAGCTATCCTGGTCGTGCGTGGAGAACTGCAGGCCACGCTGGGATCGGACGTTCCCTTCTATGAACAAAGCTCGTTGGGGGGACAAAACAATCTACGTGGCTTCGGTGTGGACCGCTATATCGATAAGCAATTGATTGCGTTCAGCATCGAGGAACGAATTCACATCTTACGGACGCGTCTCGCCGGGGTCATGGCGGACTTCGAGATCGCGCCTTTTATCGATACCGGCCAAGTGTTCAACTCTTTTAAGAATGTGAGCTTCAGAGACTACCGTATTACGCCGGGCATCGGATTTCGGGGAATCATCCGGCCTAACGTCGTGGGACGAATCGACTACGGATTCAGCAAGGAAGGTGGAGCCATCTTTGCGGGGCTTGATTTTCCTTACTAG
- a CDS encoding cytochrome c — MNLVRIVLILSSGLLVGCTGEEGEGPIVPPPPAPAEYVDKHMPPQWWDDPQKLEEGRKLYLGEANPDVKCGSCHGNDGKPVKAGATDFRNSGRMQLYSDSVWFWRISEGVPNTKMKGWKSKLSEEDRWKLVLYERTFGLPGKMWSEEQKQWVDQGAK, encoded by the coding sequence ATGAATTTGGTTCGAATCGTGTTGATCTTGAGTAGTGGATTGCTGGTCGGTTGCACTGGTGAGGAGGGAGAAGGGCCGATTGTTCCGCCACCCCCGGCTCCGGCAGAATATGTCGACAAGCATATGCCACCACAGTGGTGGGACGATCCTCAAAAATTGGAAGAGGGGCGAAAGCTCTATCTGGGTGAAGCTAATCCAGACGTGAAATGTGGCAGTTGTCATGGAAACGACGGGAAGCCTGTGAAGGCAGGGGCTACGGACTTCCGAAATTCTGGACGCATGCAGCTCTATTCGGACTCCGTGTGGTTTTGGCGGATCTCTGAGGGGGTGCCCAATACGAAGATGAAGGGCTGGAAAAGTAAGCTCTCTGAGGAGGACCGCTGGAAACTGGTGCTGTATGAGCGGACTTTTGGGCTTCCTGGAAAGATGTGGAGCGAAGAACAGAAGCAGTGGGTGGATCAAGGCGCTAAGTGA
- a CDS encoding MCE family protein, producing MDKGKLELVVGVFVLVGIVSLGYLSIKLGKLEIIGGDLYEVDALFNSASGLKSGATIEIAGVEVGRVKGINLKGDRAVVRLAVQKGTSLYTDTIASIKTRGIIGEKFLALSPGGGGDPLKPGDTIRDTESGLDLEELVSQYVHGKVN from the coding sequence ATGGACAAGGGCAAACTGGAATTGGTCGTTGGCGTGTTTGTCTTGGTAGGAATCGTCTCCCTCGGGTATCTCTCCATCAAGCTCGGCAAATTGGAAATTATCGGCGGAGATCTCTACGAAGTGGATGCGCTGTTTAATTCAGCCTCGGGCTTGAAGTCTGGAGCGACGATAGAAATAGCCGGTGTGGAGGTCGGTCGTGTGAAGGGTATCAATCTCAAAGGCGATCGGGCGGTCGTAAGGCTGGCGGTTCAAAAGGGAACCTCGTTGTATACCGATACCATCGCGTCGATTAAGACTCGAGGGATCATCGGAGAGAAATTTCTTGCGCTTTCACCTGGTGGCGGCGGCGATCCTCTGAAACCGGGAGATACCATCCGTGATACCGAATCAGGCCTTGATCTCGAGGAGCTGGTGAGTCAATACGTCCACGGAAAAGTCAATTAA
- a CDS encoding ABC transporter substrate-binding protein, protein MRILENLRTGIRRRTIVLLTMSIVGLSSVPGYAGPPTEAMKTTIDEVLRIVRDQDLKHKDKADERRQLLERVVEARFDYAEMSRRALGAPWNQLTDQQKHEFVDLFRTVLTNSYADKIETYSGEGVQYLNERTEKEYAEVRTKVLSGKTEIPLDYRLINRAEDWRVYDVVVDNISLVNNYRGQFTKILRASSYSDLVDQLRKKSDKLKAP, encoded by the coding sequence ATGCGCATTCTTGAGAACCTACGGACCGGTATCCGCCGGAGAACAATCGTGCTCCTGACAATGAGCATAGTTGGGTTGTCGAGTGTCCCAGGTTACGCGGGCCCTCCCACGGAAGCCATGAAAACGACCATTGACGAAGTGCTTCGTATTGTTCGCGATCAAGACCTCAAGCATAAAGACAAAGCGGATGAGCGTCGGCAATTGCTTGAAAGAGTGGTGGAGGCTCGATTTGACTATGCGGAAATGTCTCGACGGGCCCTGGGCGCTCCGTGGAATCAACTGACCGATCAACAGAAGCACGAATTCGTCGATTTGTTTCGAACGGTACTGACAAATTCGTACGCGGACAAGATTGAAACCTACTCAGGTGAAGGGGTGCAATATCTGAACGAACGTACAGAGAAGGAATATGCGGAAGTGCGGACCAAAGTCCTCTCAGGGAAAACGGAGATTCCGCTCGACTATCGGTTGATTAATAGAGCAGAAGACTGGCGGGTCTACGATGTCGTTGTGGATAATATCAGCTTGGTGAATAATTATCGCGGACAGTTTACGAAAATTCTTCGAGCTTCCTCGTATTCAGATCTCGTTGATCAGCTCCGTAAGAAATCGGACAAGCTCAAGGCGCCATAA
- a CDS encoding 1-deoxy-D-xylulose-5-phosphate synthase — MSILKTIHSPADLKRLSPDRFPVLCQEIREQIIGAVSNVGGHLASNLGVVELTVALQYLLDTPNDKIVWDTSNQSYTHKLLTGRREQFHTLRQYGGLSGFCKREESEYDTFNAGHAGTGVSAAFGMVEAREQLKQKNKVVCVVGDGAMTAGMTLEGLHHAGGLGKDFLVILNDNQMSISKNVGAISAYLSRTITGEFYGKMREETGQLLGKIPHIGSDMQKLARRAEELAKGVILPGLLFEELGFQYSGPIDGHNFEHLLPTLENVLKMKGPVLLHVITKKGLGYEPAMKNPVWFHACPPFVLETGAPAKKAARPSYTAIAMDALVKLAREDKRVVAITAAMCEGTGLTAFEKEFPDRLYDVGIAEQHAVTFAAGLAAQGMKPVVVMYATFLQRAYDQVVHDVATQNLPVTFCIDRGGLVAEDGTTHHGAFDYAYLRHVPNMVVMAPKDENELQHMMKTCLEFNGPISVRYPRGVSLGVKMDPVPQALPIGKGELLNPGTDVAIIAIGVSVWQAVEAAKRLEKEGVSTAVVNGRFVKPLDQDLIVDVARQARYVVTVEEGCKIGGFGSAVLEALSDAGVTDVKTKVLGLPDWYIEQGPQDLLRERYGLTAEGIYQSVKELIGNAPVEKSQFTGATLGSHLPHGDEQGS, encoded by the coding sequence ATGTCCATTCTCAAGACGATCCATAGTCCGGCTGATCTGAAGCGGTTGTCTCCTGATCGTTTTCCGGTGTTGTGCCAGGAGATTCGCGAGCAGATTATCGGAGCGGTTTCGAACGTCGGGGGACATCTGGCCTCGAATTTGGGTGTGGTCGAACTCACCGTCGCTTTACAGTATCTCCTGGATACACCGAACGACAAGATCGTTTGGGATACAAGCAACCAGTCCTACACGCATAAACTTCTCACCGGTCGGCGAGAGCAATTTCATACTTTGCGGCAGTACGGCGGACTGAGTGGGTTTTGTAAGCGGGAAGAGAGTGAGTACGATACGTTCAATGCGGGACATGCCGGTACCGGTGTGTCGGCCGCCTTCGGCATGGTGGAGGCTCGTGAGCAGTTGAAGCAGAAGAACAAGGTCGTCTGCGTCGTGGGTGACGGTGCCATGACGGCGGGGATGACGCTCGAAGGACTGCATCATGCAGGAGGACTCGGAAAAGACTTTCTCGTGATCTTGAACGACAACCAGATGTCGATCTCGAAAAACGTCGGTGCTATTTCTGCGTATCTCAGTCGAACGATCACAGGGGAGTTCTACGGAAAGATGCGGGAAGAGACCGGGCAGTTGTTAGGCAAGATTCCCCACATTGGCTCTGATATGCAAAAACTCGCTCGCCGAGCCGAGGAACTCGCCAAAGGTGTGATTCTGCCGGGCTTGCTCTTTGAGGAATTGGGTTTCCAATACAGTGGTCCGATCGACGGTCACAACTTTGAACATCTGCTACCGACGCTTGAGAATGTGTTGAAGATGAAGGGGCCCGTCTTGCTTCACGTCATCACTAAAAAGGGGCTTGGCTACGAACCGGCTATGAAGAATCCTGTGTGGTTCCATGCCTGCCCTCCGTTTGTTTTGGAGACAGGTGCACCGGCGAAGAAGGCCGCACGTCCCTCCTACACGGCGATCGCCATGGATGCGCTGGTCAAATTGGCTCGCGAGGATAAGCGCGTCGTGGCCATTACGGCGGCCATGTGCGAAGGTACGGGGCTGACGGCTTTTGAAAAGGAATTCCCGGACCGGTTGTACGACGTCGGCATTGCCGAGCAGCATGCCGTGACGTTTGCAGCAGGGCTAGCAGCGCAGGGGATGAAGCCGGTGGTTGTGATGTACGCGACGTTTCTCCAACGGGCCTACGACCAGGTCGTGCACGATGTCGCCACACAGAATCTTCCCGTGACATTCTGCATTGACCGTGGAGGGCTTGTTGCCGAGGACGGAACAACCCATCATGGCGCGTTTGACTATGCCTATCTGCGTCACGTTCCCAATATGGTCGTGATGGCCCCCAAAGATGAAAACGAACTTCAGCATATGATGAAAACCTGTCTGGAATTTAACGGACCGATTTCCGTGCGGTATCCACGTGGGGTGAGCCTTGGCGTAAAGATGGATCCGGTTCCCCAGGCGCTCCCGATTGGCAAGGGCGAGCTCCTGAACCCAGGAACAGATGTTGCGATTATCGCGATCGGTGTCTCTGTATGGCAGGCCGTCGAGGCAGCTAAGCGGTTGGAGAAGGAAGGGGTCTCCACGGCTGTGGTGAATGGACGATTCGTGAAACCGCTTGATCAAGATCTGATCGTGGATGTAGCCCGGCAAGCGCGATATGTCGTGACAGTAGAGGAAGGTTGCAAGATCGGCGGATTTGGCTCGGCAGTATTGGAAGCCCTTTCGGACGCCGGAGTGACGGACGTCAAGACCAAGGTCCTGGGCTTGCCCGATTGGTACATCGAGCAGGGACCTCAAGATCTCTTACGTGAGCGATACGGGTTAACCGCCGAGGGCATTTATCAAAGCGTGAAGGAACTGATCGGCAACGCGCCGGTGGAAAAATCACAATTCACAGGCGCCACACTCGGCAGCCATCTCCCTCATGGCGACGAACAGGGTAGCTGA
- a CDS encoding ABC transporter ATP-binding protein, translating to MLKLVGVTKTLGGQPVLRGVDLTVPQGKLTTIIGRSGEGKSVLLKHMIGLFQPDSGEVWVDGVEISRLRGQALNEVRKRFAMLFQGAALFDSLTVFENVAFPLREKLRMKGEEVTHRVEEKLEQVGLAGMGHKFPAELSGGMRKRAGLARALVMQPEIILFDEPTTGLDPLMAKSIHDLITGMQRKFGFTAVMVSHEIPEIFGISDYVAMLKQGKIAAMAAPFEFQRTPDPEIREFISVGGTLPLTSAVPAR from the coding sequence ATGTTGAAGCTCGTCGGTGTGACGAAGACGCTCGGGGGGCAACCTGTGTTGCGAGGGGTCGATCTGACCGTTCCTCAAGGGAAGCTCACGACGATCATCGGTCGAAGCGGAGAAGGGAAGAGCGTCTTGCTGAAACACATGATCGGCTTGTTTCAGCCGGACTCCGGAGAAGTCTGGGTGGATGGAGTCGAGATCTCGCGACTCCGCGGCCAGGCCCTCAACGAAGTCCGGAAACGGTTTGCGATGTTGTTTCAGGGGGCGGCGTTATTCGATTCGTTGACGGTCTTTGAAAATGTCGCGTTTCCCCTCCGGGAAAAACTTCGCATGAAGGGCGAAGAGGTGACTCACCGGGTGGAAGAGAAGCTTGAACAGGTTGGATTGGCGGGTATGGGGCACAAGTTTCCCGCTGAACTGAGCGGGGGTATGCGCAAGCGCGCCGGTCTGGCTCGCGCGTTGGTGATGCAACCGGAAATCATCCTCTTTGATGAACCGACAACCGGTCTCGATCCGCTGATGGCTAAGTCGATCCATGACCTTATCACGGGTATGCAGCGGAAGTTCGGGTTTACTGCTGTGATGGTGAGCCATGAAATTCCCGAGATCTTCGGCATTTCCGATTATGTGGCAATGTTGAAGCAGGGGAAGATTGCAGCGATGGCCGCGCCATTCGAGTTTCAACGAACACCGGATCCGGAAATCAGAGAATTCATCTCGGTGGGTGGGACACTGCCGCTGACCAGCGCGGTTCCCGCAAGGTAG
- a CDS encoding DUF2029 domain-containing protein: MQQLHSFVRSTLVVRVVQVGLVAAAVVHGYIISFGRSFHFRDIDIHREIGRRFLSGEYLYANDYCYMYLPTTGIYFAPLLALDRNPSLALRYAAAVVCLVVTIVLFQRMIVGLSDSNRWGGLWVGIGAGALTLQFMLNDLDDGGPHLMLLGILAGGLYAIWVGREWLGAALVGLGIVLKVTPALFVLLFLWKRQWRVALYTVAATLLWIVLPVLYMGPTGWWDHHAEWTRNAVLSVLDRQVEGRQENELQKANLSLRHTMLRYLITYPPTHRLRQVDPGYQPVLDLPSPVANGIVGVAAVSLFGLFAWYSRRPFQGPGDSHWAQDCAATFILALLFSPITWDQHLVWMIPAACVVVTAATQMNGGLSRVGYGMLAVYIVLAIVLNYEVVGSARWEALKSYHHLGIAMVILYALLLSTTRGGRSSPNLYSNKILRAASRVVGQV; the protein is encoded by the coding sequence ATGCAACAGCTTCACTCCTTCGTGCGGTCGACGTTAGTCGTACGAGTGGTACAGGTCGGACTTGTCGCGGCCGCGGTCGTGCACGGCTACATTATTTCCTTTGGTCGATCCTTTCACTTTCGTGACATCGATATCCACCGTGAGATTGGGAGGCGTTTTCTCTCCGGCGAATATTTGTATGCCAACGATTACTGCTATATGTATTTGCCGACCACAGGCATCTATTTTGCCCCCTTGCTGGCGCTCGATAGAAATCCCAGTCTGGCGTTACGCTACGCGGCGGCAGTGGTCTGTTTGGTGGTCACGATCGTTCTGTTCCAACGTATGATCGTTGGCTTGTCGGACTCGAATAGGTGGGGAGGGCTGTGGGTCGGCATAGGCGCCGGAGCATTGACCCTGCAATTTATGTTGAATGATCTCGACGATGGTGGGCCGCATCTTATGCTGCTCGGCATTCTTGCGGGAGGTCTTTACGCGATATGGGTGGGTAGAGAATGGCTGGGTGCAGCGCTGGTTGGACTTGGCATCGTTCTTAAAGTTACGCCGGCTCTTTTTGTGCTGCTGTTCCTATGGAAGCGGCAGTGGCGGGTTGCTCTGTATACGGTCGCTGCTACACTGCTCTGGATCGTGCTCCCTGTTCTGTACATGGGCCCCACTGGATGGTGGGACCATCATGCAGAATGGACAAGAAACGCGGTGCTCTCCGTGCTCGATCGACAGGTAGAAGGACGGCAAGAGAACGAACTGCAAAAGGCCAATCTCTCACTCCGCCACACCATGCTTCGATATCTTATCACCTACCCACCGACTCATCGGCTGCGGCAAGTCGATCCTGGCTACCAGCCGGTCCTCGATCTTCCGTCGCCGGTTGCCAATGGAATCGTCGGCGTTGCAGCAGTTTCCCTGTTCGGTCTATTTGCATGGTACAGTCGGCGGCCATTTCAAGGGCCTGGAGATTCCCACTGGGCGCAAGACTGTGCCGCAACCTTCATTTTAGCGTTGCTATTTTCTCCCATTACCTGGGATCAGCATCTAGTCTGGATGATCCCGGCGGCCTGTGTTGTCGTCACGGCTGCTACGCAGATGAACGGCGGATTGAGCCGTGTCGGGTATGGGATGTTGGCCGTTTATATTGTGTTAGCTATTGTCTTGAACTATGAGGTCGTGGGTTCCGCAAGATGGGAAGCGCTGAAGAGTTACCACCACCTTGGCATCGCCATGGTGATTCTGTACGCACTGCTCCTGAGTACGACGCGTGGTGGCAGGAGTTCTCCAAATCTCTATTCGAATAAGATACTTCGTGCGGCATCTCGTGTGGTTGGTCAAGTCTAG
- the hpnH gene encoding adenosyl-hopene transferase HpnH produces the protein MAVPISQMYTVATYVLSQKVKGVKRYPLVLMLEPLFRCNLACAGCGKIQYPDHILDKRLTPEQCWAAAEECGAPMVSIPGGEPLIHPEIATIVQGLVDRKKYIYLCTNAILLERKLDEYKPSKYLTFSVHMDGLKDEHDLAVCRDGVYEVAVKAIKAAVKRGHRVTTNTTLFDDANPERVRKFFDEMMALGVEGMTISPGYSYQKAPDQQHFLKRTRTQELFSKILAQPKAGWQFNQSPLFLDFLMGQRQYQCTPWGNPTYNVFGWQKPCYLLQEGYVKTFRELMESTEWDQYGTGRNEKCADCMVHCGYEASAVEDTFSTVSGFARTAKLTLLPTSR, from the coding sequence ATGGCTGTTCCGATTTCCCAGATGTATACCGTGGCGACGTACGTCCTCTCCCAGAAGGTCAAGGGAGTGAAACGATATCCCTTAGTGCTCATGTTGGAGCCGCTCTTCCGTTGTAATTTGGCCTGCGCAGGTTGCGGAAAGATTCAATATCCCGATCACATCCTCGATAAGCGGTTGACGCCTGAGCAATGCTGGGCGGCAGCGGAGGAATGCGGAGCGCCGATGGTCAGCATTCCGGGTGGTGAGCCGCTCATTCATCCTGAAATAGCTACGATCGTGCAGGGCCTGGTGGATCGGAAGAAATATATTTATCTGTGTACTAATGCGATTCTCTTGGAACGTAAACTGGATGAGTACAAACCGTCGAAATATCTCACGTTCAGCGTCCATATGGACGGACTGAAAGATGAGCACGATTTGGCCGTTTGCCGAGACGGCGTGTATGAGGTCGCCGTGAAAGCCATTAAAGCGGCGGTTAAGCGTGGACATCGCGTCACGACGAACACGACATTGTTTGACGACGCCAATCCTGAACGGGTGAGGAAGTTTTTCGATGAGATGATGGCGCTGGGCGTGGAGGGCATGACCATCTCGCCTGGCTATAGCTATCAAAAGGCCCCGGATCAACAGCATTTCTTGAAACGGACTCGAACTCAGGAGCTCTTTTCCAAGATCCTGGCTCAGCCAAAGGCAGGCTGGCAGTTTAACCAATCTCCGTTGTTTTTGGATTTTCTCATGGGCCAGCGGCAATACCAGTGCACGCCTTGGGGTAATCCAACCTACAACGTCTTTGGGTGGCAAAAGCCCTGCTACTTACTTCAGGAAGGCTATGTCAAAACATTCCGTGAGTTGATGGAGTCGACGGAGTGGGATCAGTACGGCACCGGTCGAAATGAAAAATGCGCCGATTGTATGGTTCATTGTGGCTATGAGGCATCCGCCGTTGAGGATACATTCAGCACCGTCTCCGGATTTGCGCGAACCGCTAAATTGACGTTGTTGCCCACGTCTCGGTAA